Proteins co-encoded in one Symmachiella macrocystis genomic window:
- a CDS encoding VWA domain-containing protein: MSPLQKTMEWLLDIPPAGAGQGTSWRYRSDFPWPDWVLLLFAVAAVAVVILVYRRDATGASRWMRGLLVAMRLGAIFLLLFMLSSAFLSVDRTGLPYAVVILDNSGSMTAADPYQDDDLRSTARTLLDAANYEEVTPLNVGKAILLRDEGDFLKRLLRRHKLRIYKLAGAATKVAECITPEDVDEVLPQLRELEAEGDRTQLGQGLRSVLNDLRGAPPTAIIFLSDGITTEGEKLSAAATFARRKGVPIFALGLGDAQPVRDLEITDVQVDDVAFVNDPITFLYTLSARGYAGKTVSVTLRDESTGDALTTERITLDADERTQKLELTYTPPEVGEFQYVVDVQLLPKEANTENNRQVRGVSVRKEKIRVLLADSLPRYEFRFLKTLLEREKTVELKTVLQDADAEYAEEDRTALQNFPVNEEDLFSYDVILFGDMDLAFLTERTQQELQEFVNTKSGGLLMIAGTQHNPVGYRGTPLEDLLPVQISDAVRKDNPSLIGDGFRPEITLDGRKGTSIFRLTDSERDDEQVWRNLPPFMWAFESIRLKRGAVAFAVHPQTNSGNEEVPVIAMHRFGGGKVIFHATDETWRWRYRVGDLYFGRYWVQVIRYLSRSKLLGRDRGAELTVDRKEYMRGTPIQFRVNFLDDRLISASETAVTVVVQQHGGPRRQVDLKRLPQAPTIFEGTFANPVEGTYHAFIASPTFENAPPSVDFRVTSPMGEMRTVKMDVPELTQTAKITGGAYHTLLETDDVLAAIPRGNPVPLETEAPKQLWNFWLTFALFVGLLCGEWILRKRLRLV, encoded by the coding sequence ATGTCTCCGCTGCAAAAGACCATGGAATGGCTGCTTGACATCCCCCCCGCAGGGGCGGGGCAGGGGACGTCGTGGAGATATCGCAGTGACTTTCCTTGGCCCGATTGGGTGTTGTTGCTGTTCGCTGTGGCCGCTGTTGCGGTGGTGATCCTGGTTTATCGCCGCGATGCCACCGGAGCCTCGCGGTGGATGCGGGGGCTGTTGGTCGCCATGCGGCTGGGTGCCATCTTTTTGTTGCTGTTCATGCTAAGCAGCGCGTTTCTGTCGGTCGATCGCACCGGCTTGCCGTATGCCGTGGTGATTTTGGACAACTCCGGCAGTATGACGGCGGCGGATCCGTACCAGGATGACGACCTACGTTCCACCGCACGGACGCTATTAGATGCCGCTAACTACGAAGAGGTCACGCCGCTGAATGTCGGTAAGGCGATTTTGCTGCGTGACGAAGGGGATTTTCTTAAGCGTTTGTTGCGGCGGCATAAATTACGGATTTATAAATTGGCCGGGGCTGCCACCAAGGTCGCCGAATGCATCACGCCTGAGGATGTCGACGAAGTCCTGCCGCAATTGCGGGAGTTGGAAGCTGAAGGGGACCGGACGCAATTGGGGCAGGGGCTACGGTCGGTGTTGAACGACCTGCGCGGCGCGCCGCCCACGGCCATCATTTTTCTCTCCGACGGGATCACGACCGAGGGCGAAAAACTCTCCGCCGCAGCGACTTTCGCCCGCCGCAAGGGGGTGCCGATTTTCGCGCTGGGTCTGGGGGATGCCCAACCGGTCCGCGACTTGGAAATCACCGACGTCCAGGTCGACGACGTCGCGTTCGTTAACGATCCCATCACCTTCTTATATACATTGAGCGCGCGGGGTTACGCCGGGAAAACCGTGTCGGTCACACTGCGAGACGAATCGACCGGAGACGCGCTGACGACCGAGCGGATCACACTCGATGCCGATGAACGGACTCAGAAACTGGAATTGACCTACACGCCGCCGGAAGTCGGTGAGTTTCAATATGTGGTCGACGTGCAGTTGCTTCCCAAAGAGGCCAACACAGAGAACAACCGCCAAGTCCGTGGTGTGAGCGTTCGCAAAGAGAAAATCCGCGTGCTCCTGGCCGATTCGCTACCACGTTATGAATTTCGCTTTTTGAAAACCTTGTTAGAACGGGAAAAGACGGTCGAATTGAAGACCGTCCTGCAAGACGCCGATGCGGAGTATGCGGAAGAGGATCGGACCGCCTTGCAAAATTTCCCCGTCAATGAAGAGGACCTGTTCTCCTACGATGTGATCCTGTTCGGCGACATGGACCTGGCGTTTCTCACCGAGAGAACGCAGCAGGAACTCCAGGAATTCGTCAACACGAAGAGCGGTGGGCTGTTGATGATCGCCGGAACGCAGCACAATCCGGTCGGCTATCGGGGAACGCCGCTGGAAGACCTGTTGCCGGTACAAATTTCCGATGCGGTCCGCAAAGACAACCCATCCCTCATCGGCGACGGCTTTCGGCCCGAGATTACGCTCGATGGTCGCAAAGGGACGTCGATTTTCCGCTTAACCGACAGCGAACGCGACGACGAACAGGTCTGGAGAAACTTGCCGCCGTTCATGTGGGCCTTCGAGTCCATCCGGCTGAAGCGCGGCGCGGTTGCATTTGCCGTACACCCTCAAACGAATTCCGGTAACGAGGAAGTTCCCGTCATCGCCATGCACCGTTTTGGCGGCGGCAAGGTTATTTTTCATGCCACCGATGAAACGTGGCGTTGGCGGTATCGTGTGGGGGATTTGTATTTTGGCCGGTATTGGGTCCAAGTCATTCGCTACCTCAGCCGCTCCAAATTGCTCGGCCGGGATCGTGGCGCGGAGTTGACGGTCGATCGCAAGGAATACATGCGGGGCACCCCGATTCAGTTTCGTGTGAATTTTCTCGACGACCGTTTGATTTCCGCCTCGGAGACCGCTGTAACAGTGGTCGTGCAACAGCACGGAGGGCCGCGGCGACAGGTGGACCTCAAGCGACTGCCGCAAGCACCGACCATTTTTGAAGGGACTTTCGCAAATCCGGTCGAAGGGACCTACCACGCGTTCATTGCCTCACCCACCTTTGAAAACGCGCCTCCCAGTGTCGATTTTCGCGTCACCTCACCGATGGGCGAAATGCGTACCGTAAAAATGGACGTCCCCGAATTAACCCAGACCGCCAAGATCACCGGCGGCGCGTACCATACGTTGCTGGAAACCGACGACGTCTTAGCGGCTATTCCGCGCGGTAATCCCGTCCCGTTGGAAACCGAAGCCCCCAAGCAACTTTGGAATTTCTGGCTCACATTTGCTCTGTTTGTAGGCTTGCTGTGCGGGGAATGGATTTTGCGGAAACGGCTGCGACTGGTATGA
- a CDS encoding DUF4175 family protein: MFTPLETRLTELRQRVRRALFVNGVSWLITVFVGSIAVIGMADWLFRFSDSGVRLILSLTVVATTAYVAYRRLIAPLLVQLNDLDLALRIERLHPELKDSLASTVQFLKHDIDPALGSPELQQQVVDETSKHLQNVDFDEVVQTRNVKRIMLAATAVCLATAVLVGLNRADASIAFKRMVLPLSDTNWPKQTQLRILGDDFQSVHSPETPLRIAIGETLTLHIDNARGGLPDNGTIYFRFPDQQETSQQLSAQSITDREEQPRDVFVSSLLVLEGPIQFRVEAGDDLEMPWFTIEAVVPPNLKDLQITLTPPEYLGLPSVDLPAGTGHVDGLLGTTVTTKARADKPLADAHLHVYEQSQPLVLGPEGLTFGAEFTIAQPGNSTYWLAFRDREGHDSGQSRHYELRGIEDRVPEIEITDPTTNLRVTAVAKIPLRMVAKDDFGLKGIRLVYHTGPQSVTENEAEVDATEPQLVSIFNDSTRPQHQSATFEFDLSTLDLKPGDTITLHAEATDAFDLGEEHVGKSLPRIFTIVTSEEKQQELADRQADIMADLELAQKQQDAAHQQVRQLQIQLNEAGELRPQDIDTLQQTEMTQRRAAQKLSDAETGVRQRAQQLLNDIRDNAIDDPKTTGRMTKLDEELKRLGQDNLPQIEEDLTAVRKREQSKVANDTTQTGSPQKSAETTAEQQQALERAGKNQQIVSESLNAALKEMAQWRTHRDLAGDLEQLVESQQKLNQEAEKLSKQTLTKLPSELTKQEQTDLQRLGERQRQAAKRLDQLKSKVEETLKSSAEKDSTESQLLEEVTEQFQEQSTAANMREAARQLQKNDVGAAMQNQRELLKQLRNLQDTLHNRRQTETAEMVKKLKQEEQKLAELKDRQAELMRKIEKAQDLQDPEERQQELKKLAKEQQQLREEAQQMTRRLRRLQIQKGRDATARAADRQQQAAEQLNKDDPIAAAEQAQEALDDMEQAQRELAQQRREAEEQLAQEQLEKIADELRAMIPRQQGVIDETARLQGRYSEQGKWSRGTLRSLIGLTEVQRGLQSETEKLRETLTAAEVFALALKGAARDMDRAAVRLSERQADETTQRHAMRAKQRFLDLVEALKPDERDPQNKQNPQQQGPGPGGAQGGPPTDGIPQLAQLKVLKSMQSDLRERTMELATEMEAADEITPANRQALQDLALEQTELADLTRNLTKITAAAEEEPVEEEPATEDPVGEEDVLELKQ, from the coding sequence ATGTTCACTCCACTGGAAACGCGACTTACCGAACTGCGACAACGCGTGCGTCGCGCGCTATTCGTCAATGGCGTCTCCTGGCTGATCACGGTGTTCGTCGGCTCGATCGCCGTCATTGGCATGGCCGATTGGCTGTTTCGATTCAGCGACTCCGGTGTCCGTTTGATTCTCAGCCTGACGGTGGTTGCAACGACCGCTTATGTCGCCTACCGCCGGTTAATAGCCCCATTGCTGGTCCAATTGAATGATCTCGATTTAGCGCTGCGGATTGAACGACTGCACCCAGAACTGAAAGACAGTTTGGCCAGTACCGTACAATTCCTCAAACACGATATCGATCCCGCACTCGGCTCGCCCGAACTACAACAGCAGGTGGTCGACGAAACCAGTAAACACCTGCAAAACGTCGACTTCGACGAGGTCGTGCAGACGCGCAACGTCAAACGAATCATGCTGGCAGCGACTGCGGTCTGCTTAGCGACGGCAGTTTTAGTGGGGTTGAATCGCGCAGATGCGTCGATCGCCTTCAAGCGAATGGTTTTGCCGCTGTCGGATACCAATTGGCCCAAACAAACGCAACTGCGCATTCTAGGAGACGACTTTCAATCGGTCCATTCCCCGGAGACGCCGCTACGCATCGCCATTGGTGAAACCCTGACCCTCCACATCGACAACGCCCGGGGCGGACTGCCGGATAACGGGACGATTTACTTTCGATTTCCCGATCAGCAGGAAACGTCGCAACAACTCAGTGCGCAATCAATCACCGACCGGGAGGAGCAACCCCGCGACGTATTCGTTTCCAGTCTGTTGGTATTGGAAGGCCCGATTCAATTCCGCGTCGAAGCGGGAGATGACCTGGAGATGCCTTGGTTCACGATCGAGGCCGTTGTCCCTCCGAATTTAAAAGATCTACAAATTACTCTGACGCCGCCTGAGTATTTGGGACTACCCAGTGTCGACCTCCCTGCTGGAACAGGACACGTGGATGGACTCCTTGGCACGACGGTGACCACCAAAGCCCGCGCCGATAAACCGTTGGCGGATGCCCATTTGCACGTCTATGAACAATCGCAACCGCTCGTGCTTGGTCCTGAGGGCTTGACGTTCGGCGCTGAGTTTACGATCGCGCAGCCGGGCAATTCGACCTATTGGTTAGCATTCCGCGATCGCGAAGGGCATGACAGCGGACAAAGCCGGCATTACGAGCTGCGGGGAATCGAAGACCGTGTGCCCGAAATCGAAATCACGGATCCGACCACCAATCTCAGAGTCACCGCCGTCGCCAAGATTCCGTTGCGGATGGTGGCCAAGGATGACTTTGGTCTCAAGGGAATCCGCTTGGTCTATCACACCGGTCCCCAATCTGTAACCGAGAATGAGGCTGAAGTCGATGCAACCGAGCCGCAGTTGGTTTCGATATTCAACGACTCCACTCGGCCCCAACATCAGTCGGCGACTTTTGAATTCGACCTGTCGACGCTGGATCTCAAACCGGGTGATACAATCACTCTGCATGCCGAAGCCACCGACGCCTTTGACTTGGGTGAAGAACATGTCGGCAAAAGCCTGCCGCGGATTTTTACAATCGTCACCTCCGAAGAGAAACAGCAGGAGTTGGCCGACCGACAAGCGGACATTATGGCCGATTTGGAGTTGGCCCAGAAACAACAAGACGCTGCTCACCAGCAGGTCCGGCAACTGCAGATTCAACTCAACGAAGCGGGCGAGTTGCGGCCGCAGGACATTGATACGTTGCAGCAGACGGAAATGACCCAGCGACGCGCAGCCCAAAAACTCAGCGACGCGGAAACCGGCGTGCGGCAACGCGCGCAGCAACTCCTCAACGACATCCGCGACAATGCCATCGACGACCCGAAAACCACCGGCCGCATGACCAAGCTGGACGAGGAACTCAAACGCCTCGGCCAAGACAACCTGCCCCAGATTGAAGAAGACCTGACCGCCGTCCGCAAACGCGAACAAAGCAAAGTCGCCAACGACACGACTCAAACCGGCTCCCCCCAAAAATCTGCCGAGACCACGGCAGAACAGCAACAGGCGCTGGAGCGAGCGGGGAAGAATCAACAGATCGTTTCGGAGTCGCTCAATGCGGCACTCAAAGAGATGGCCCAGTGGCGCACGCATCGCGATCTGGCCGGCGATCTTGAGCAATTGGTCGAATCGCAACAGAAGCTCAATCAGGAGGCGGAAAAACTCAGTAAGCAAACACTCACCAAACTCCCCTCGGAGCTAACCAAGCAGGAACAAACGGACCTGCAGCGACTTGGTGAGCGTCAACGACAAGCCGCCAAACGGCTCGATCAACTGAAATCGAAAGTGGAGGAAACGCTCAAGTCATCAGCGGAGAAAGACTCCACCGAGTCACAATTGTTAGAAGAAGTCACCGAACAGTTTCAAGAACAATCTACCGCCGCCAACATGCGCGAGGCAGCACGACAACTCCAGAAAAACGACGTCGGCGCCGCGATGCAAAACCAGCGGGAATTACTGAAACAATTGCGGAACTTGCAAGACACACTACACAATCGCCGCCAAACCGAAACGGCCGAGATGGTCAAAAAACTCAAACAAGAGGAACAGAAACTCGCCGAACTCAAGGATCGTCAAGCAGAACTGATGCGTAAAATCGAAAAGGCGCAGGACCTGCAGGATCCCGAAGAGCGGCAGCAAGAACTGAAAAAACTGGCCAAGGAACAACAGCAACTCCGAGAAGAAGCTCAACAAATGACGCGGCGATTACGCCGACTGCAAATCCAAAAGGGGCGTGATGCCACCGCCCGCGCCGCCGACCGCCAACAACAGGCCGCTGAACAACTCAATAAAGACGATCCAATCGCCGCCGCCGAACAGGCTCAAGAGGCGCTAGATGATATGGAACAAGCGCAGCGGGAATTGGCCCAGCAGCGTCGGGAAGCCGAAGAACAACTGGCGCAAGAACAACTGGAAAAAATTGCCGATGAATTGCGGGCAATGATTCCACGGCAGCAAGGGGTGATCGACGAAACTGCGCGCCTGCAAGGCCGTTATTCCGAACAAGGCAAATGGTCACGGGGCACGTTACGCTCGCTGATCGGCTTAACCGAAGTCCAACGTGGATTGCAATCGGAGACAGAAAAACTGCGAGAGACGCTCACCGCCGCCGAAGTTTTTGCGTTAGCGCTCAAAGGAGCGGCGCGCGACATGGACCGCGCGGCCGTACGATTGTCTGAGCGTCAAGCAGACGAAACAACGCAGCGCCATGCGATGCGGGCCAAGCAGCGTTTCCTCGATCTTGTTGAAGCCCTCAAACCGGATGAAAGGGACCCGCAAAACAAACAGAATCCACAACAGCAAGGCCCCGGTCCCGGCGGCGCACAAGGCGGCCCACCGACCGATGGCATTCCGCAGCTGGCGCAACTCAAAGTTCTAAAATCGATGCAAAGCGACCTACGGGAGCGGACGATGGAATTGGCGACGGAAATGGAAGCTGCCGACGAGATCACGCCGGCCAATCGACAAGCCCTGCAAGATCTCGCCTTGGAACAAACCGAATTGGCCGACCTGACCCGCAACCTGACAAAAATCACAGCCGCGGCCGAAGAAGAACCAGTCGAGGAAGAGCCGGCCACTGAAGACCCTGTCGGCGAAGAAGATGTTCTGGAGCTCAAACAATGA